The nucleotide sequence ACAGCCCGCCGCCGGTCATCCCGGCGCCCTTCACGGTCTTGATCTCGTACGACAGCGAGGCGTCGAAGCACAGAACGTTGCGGCCGTTGACGGTGAACACGTCACCCGGCTCGATGTCGACGACGAAACAGTTCTGCGCCTCGTGCGCGAACCAGGCCTCGCCCTGACCGCGCACCGCCATCAGCGGCAGCCCCTCCCCGGTGACCGCGCGCTTGAGCATGCCGCCCACACCCTGGCCCTTGCGTTCGAACTGCAGGTTCCCCCGGTAGGCGATCATCGCGCCCTGCCGCGCGAGCATCTCGCCGTTGACGGCGTACTTGATGGACTTGGCGTTCTGGACGCTCATCCCCGGCGCGTACGCCGGCTGCACCATGTTCTCGTTCGAGAAAAGATCGCTCTTCATACGGTCATGCTGTCCCGGACCGTACGATTCCGCCAAGCGACGCGCGCGACAGGCGAATTGAGGCGCCTGACAACGCCGTGACCGGAATGGTAGAAGCGGACACATGACCAACAAGACCGTCGGCGTCGACCTCCCGGACCGCCGGGGCCGCACCGGGCTCGACCGCACAGGCCGGGACCTCACCGGCAA is from Streptomyces sp. NBC_01314 and encodes:
- a CDS encoding AIM24 family protein, encoding MKSDLFSNENMVQPAYAPGMSVQNAKSIKYAVNGEMLARQGAMIAYRGNLQFERKGQGVGGMLKRAVTGEGLPLMAVRGQGEAWFAHEAQNCFVVDIEPGDVFTVNGRNVLCFDASLSYEIKTVKGAGMTGGGLFNSVFSGQGKLGLVCDGNPLVIPVSPQLPVFVDTDAVVGWTAHLNTSLHRSQSFGSMMRGGSGEAVQLKLEGEGFVVVRPSELTPQKAQQH